The following are from one region of the Bacillus sp. BGMRC 2118 genome:
- a CDS encoding PDZ domain-containing protein, giving the protein MNGWLLELGMGIGRFFVHPLFYFFILLSIVMGMYRVKQERKFFHVRIYDMISETKSMLTQGLLPGLIVSLVTVALGLVVPFGALVLIASIALVLGLTFKARLLSPAYVIGLTLFLSLFADHLSTGVATIDTMIEDIAAMNPLTLSSLLALLLLAEGFLIMKDGNRNSSPRLETSKRGRMIGLHVSNRLWLLPVFVLLPGEAVTSMFPWWPLISIGQEGYALWLVPFGIGFFQRTRSGLPSEATHYAGRRVMALGIFMTLLTVGAYWIPLMGLAVALLAIIGRELISLQQRIQDDDHLFFSRRDQGLVILGIIPKSPAEKMALKVGELITKVNGNSINSVDEFYYSLQKNAAFVKLEVKDHNGELRLVQRALYDGEHHELGILLVQDEKQTLQEFVG; this is encoded by the coding sequence ATGAATGGTTGGTTACTAGAATTAGGAATGGGGATTGGCCGCTTTTTTGTTCATCCTTTGTTTTACTTTTTCATTCTCTTGTCGATTGTGATGGGCATGTACCGGGTGAAGCAGGAGCGGAAGTTTTTCCATGTTCGTATTTACGACATGATTAGTGAGACAAAGTCGATGCTGACTCAAGGATTGCTGCCTGGGCTTATCGTGTCTCTGGTGACAGTTGCCTTAGGACTGGTTGTACCATTCGGAGCGCTTGTCTTAATCGCATCCATTGCACTCGTGCTCGGTTTGACCTTCAAGGCACGATTACTGTCACCGGCATATGTGATCGGACTGACTTTATTCCTTTCTCTGTTTGCAGATCATCTATCAACGGGTGTTGCGACCATTGATACAATGATTGAGGACATTGCGGCTATGAATCCGCTAACGCTTAGTAGCTTACTCGCATTACTTTTACTAGCAGAGGGATTCCTCATAATGAAGGATGGAAATCGAAATAGCTCACCTCGTTTGGAGACAAGTAAGCGAGGTAGAATGATTGGCTTGCATGTATCCAATCGATTATGGCTGCTTCCAGTTTTTGTCCTATTACCTGGCGAAGCTGTAACATCTATGTTTCCGTGGTGGCCGCTAATCAGCATCGGACAAGAAGGTTATGCGTTATGGTTAGTTCCATTTGGAATCGGCTTCTTCCAACGTACTCGTAGTGGTTTACCAAGTGAGGCCACACACTATGCTGGACGACGTGTGATGGCATTAGGAATCTTTATGACGTTGTTAACCGTCGGGGCGTACTGGATTCCGCTGATGGGACTCGCGGTAGCTTTACTAGCGATAATTGGTAGAGAACTCATCTCTCTGCAGCAGCGCATTCAGGATGATGACCATTTATTTTTCTCTCGTCGTGACCAAGGTCTTGTCATCTTAGGCATTATCCCAAAATCACCAGCTGAAAAAATGGCGTTGAAAGTGGGAGAGCTCATCACAAAAGTGAATGGAAACAGTATTAATAGCGTGGATGAGTTTTATTATTCACTCCAAAAAAATGCTGCATTTGTTAAACTGGAAGTGAAGGATCATAACGGAGAGCTTCGACTCGTGCAACGAGCACTTTATGACGGAGAACACCATGAATTAGGTATTCTATTAGTACAAGATGAAAAACAGACATTACAAGAGTTTGTTGGATAA
- a CDS encoding S41 family peptidase: MNQKVTALLMAVSLLVGSGGTYLVMNQFGHESAGSETKVESESKKQAQGEAAEPEGFQKVMQAYELISENYVEEIKGEELIEGAIEGMIGKLKDPYSVYMDKETAEQFSSNLESSFEGIGAEVSMVDGKVTIVAPFKDSPAEKAGLKPNDQVVKVDGKSIEGLDLYEAVLKIRGEKGSTVNLDIMRPGVNEVMTIPVVRDEIPLETVYPEMKKVDGKDVGYIEVTSFSENTAQDFEKAVKDLEDKGMKGLVIDVRGNPGGYLESVEQMLKLFIPKDKPYVQIEDRKGEKQRYFSSITEKKPYPITVLIDEGSASASEIMAAAMKEAGGYELVGKKSFGKGTVQNAVPMGDGSNIKLTFFKWLTSDGNWIHQKGIEPTIPVNQPEYFYANPLNIEKDLAVDANNDQVKNAQIMLKGLGFDPGRVDGYFSKETEAAVKAFQKSAKLDESGKITKETAGKLQQKLIDKVRDPKNDVQLDEAMKALFK; encoded by the coding sequence ATGAACCAGAAAGTCACAGCACTATTGATGGCAGTTTCTTTACTTGTAGGTAGCGGTGGAACGTATCTTGTTATGAATCAGTTTGGTCATGAATCAGCTGGAAGTGAAACAAAGGTAGAGTCAGAATCGAAAAAGCAGGCACAAGGTGAGGCAGCTGAGCCAGAAGGCTTTCAAAAAGTCATGCAGGCTTATGAACTGATTTCTGAAAACTATGTAGAAGAAATCAAAGGGGAAGAGTTAATTGAGGGCGCCATCGAAGGAATGATCGGTAAGCTAAAAGACCCTTACTCCGTATATATGGATAAAGAAACAGCTGAACAATTCTCATCTAACCTTGAATCATCCTTTGAAGGGATTGGTGCTGAGGTCAGTATGGTAGACGGTAAGGTAACCATTGTGGCACCATTCAAAGATTCTCCTGCCGAAAAAGCAGGTCTCAAGCCTAACGACCAAGTCGTAAAGGTTGATGGTAAAAGTATTGAAGGATTGGATTTATATGAAGCAGTACTGAAAATCCGTGGTGAAAAAGGAAGTACGGTAAATCTTGATATCATGCGTCCAGGTGTAAATGAAGTCATGACAATTCCTGTCGTACGTGATGAAATTCCATTAGAGACGGTTTACCCTGAAATGAAAAAGGTAGACGGGAAAGACGTAGGATACATTGAAGTAACATCTTTCTCAGAAAATACAGCTCAAGATTTTGAAAAAGCAGTCAAAGACTTAGAAGATAAGGGCATGAAGGGGCTTGTCATTGACGTCCGTGGTAACCCGGGTGGCTACTTAGAAAGCGTTGAGCAAATGCTAAAGCTGTTCATACCGAAGGATAAGCCTTACGTTCAAATTGAAGATCGTAAAGGTGAAAAGCAGCGTTACTTCTCATCAATCACAGAGAAGAAGCCATATCCAATTACAGTGCTAATTGATGAAGGTAGTGCATCAGCTTCAGAAATTATGGCAGCTGCCATGAAGGAAGCGGGAGGCTATGAGCTAGTCGGGAAGAAGTCATTCGGTAAAGGTACTGTTCAAAACGCAGTTCCAATGGGTGATGGAAGCAACATTAAGCTCACATTCTTCAAATGGTTAACATCAGACGGAAACTGGATTCACCAAAAAGGTATAGAACCAACGATTCCAGTTAATCAGCCTGAATACTTCTATGCAAATCCATTGAACATTGAAAAGGATTTAGCAGTAGATGCCAACAATGACCAAGTGAAAAATGCACAAATCATGTTAAAAGGATTAGGCTTTGATCCAGGACGTGTAGACGGCTACTTCAGCAAAGAAACAGAAGCAGCGGTTAAAGCGTTCCAAAAGTCAGCAAAGCTTGATGAATCAGGTAAAATCACAAAAGAAACAGCTGGAAAATTGCAGCAAAAACTAATTGATAAAGTTCGCGATCCGAAAAACGATGTTCAGTTAGATGAGGCAATGAAGGCGTTGTTTAAATAA